Proteins encoded by one window of Xenopus tropicalis strain Nigerian chromosome 6, UCB_Xtro_10.0, whole genome shotgun sequence:
- the esco1 gene encoding N-acetyltransferase ESCO1 produces MASQKRKSPPVRSSAKRQKLDKDHEHHSVTTKKTNGKSKTSTANHTSAKKKSVLKPQVKANTPAKKAIKKPPSRLSPQKVLQKKINERKSAKANTAKSVPVKRSVLKTTKEAPTSSRITQVSRSSGQASTASKRGKAENKRANMQNSKNTSKVGKNLVKNTSLARLKVSASGKNEKSKTGTKRSSRLLELKQGKAQSKETPKNAKKNLSIRCTKTEPLKGRPTSVKKTPAQNKGNIELRGKADRKSIQKISASKESAVIGKKKAHICTITHAQPKESSSKKHGKQLQVTITSSQAKKSNSRQSKRTPRLSSLSPANRKTQRGKTQECQGQGIKTAVKSRTLRTRVKGPNEGTKLKAIQNEGIKNMGTNNGKAIELASFKSNTDVTENEVDACCLSSGVSLSKEPLEKAEPTKWKTSSTDTPAKKKTPCAKASPKKVTVERRKTVSGTAKNKPTPSLPDVPKAKRISILDICNEIAGEIESDTVEVKKDVPSSQDMQQKDHLIEENKESAQPEAIHLCHGEEKNKSHSKRFFSSRTAVRLKCKLDRKTSPALKNSKWNKIKLNKANNLSRMNIPRNRAILPNLDVIKARSKLSQTGQLAASTLDKTLDKKLPVEMNTVSYLPDSKKTKPAAIQKNKQEKTENGVLDKHINHDLEITFDEGFRLHLDSSPESSPLKKPPTKPPQLQSEQQNPDVIASKACASKQLFNSSLTDQMAPSDEGRNRLTSRVSSAKSTSSEANIQKEVKKLKEAEKDGNKQAIIDAGQKRFGAISCNVCGMLYTASNPEDEAQHLLFHNQFISAVKYVGWKKERIVAEFPDGRVIMVLPDDPKYALKKVDEIREMVDNDLGFQQVPLRLHSRTKTLLFISNDKKVVGCLIAEHIQWGYRVIDDLSPEGTSEKEKAISERVKAWCCSTSPEPAICGVSRIWVFSMMRRKKIASRMLECLRNNFIYGSFLNKDEIAFSDPTPDGKLFATRYCGTSQFLVYNFVSGHS; encoded by the exons ATGGCATCACAGAAGAGAAAGTCACCTCCGGTGAGATCTTCTGCAAAACGCCAGAAGCTTGATAAAGACCATGAACACCATTCTGTAACCACAAAAAAGACAAATGGCAAGTCAAAAACGTCTACAGCTAATCATACTTCGGCTAAAAAGAAAAGTGTACTGAAACCCCAAGTGAAAGCAAATACTCCTGCAAAAAAAGCCATCAAGAAGCCACCTTCAAGGCTGTCTCCACagaaagttttgcaaaaaaaaataaatgagagaAAATCAGCCAAAGCTAATACAGCTAAAAGTGTGCCTGTAAAACGGTCAGTATTGAAAACAACCAAAGAAGCACCGACTTCAAGCAGAATTACCCAGGTGTCACGTAGTTCAGGTCAAGCTTCTACAGCATCAAAAAGGGGTAAAGCAGAAAATAAGAGAGCAAATATGCAAAATTCAAAAAATACATCTAAGGTTGGAAAAAACCTAGTTAAGAACACTTCTTTAGCTAGGCTGAAAGTATCTGCATCTGGGAAAAATGAGAAAAGCAAAACAGGCACTAAAAGAAGCTCTAGACTCTTGGAACTGAAACAAGGAAAAGCGCAGAGcaaagaaacaccaaaaaatgcaaagaaaaatctAAGTATTAGGTGTACTAAAACAGAACCCTTAAAGGGCAGACCCACCTCTGTGAAAAAAACCCCAGcacaaaataaaggaaatattgaGCTTCGGGGCAAAGCTGACAGAAAATCTATCCAAAAGATTTCTGCAAGTAAAGAATCTGCTGTAATTGGTAAGAAGAAAGCACACATTTGCACAATCACTCATGCACAGCCAAAGGAAAGCTCCAGCAAAAAACATGGTAAGCAGTTGCAAGTAACTATAACATCATCCCAAGCAAAGAAATCAAATAGCAGGCAATCTAAGAGAACCCCACGGCTTTCAAGTTTGTCGCCTGCAAATAGGAAAACACAGAGGGGAAAGACACAGGAATGCCAAGGGCAAGGTATAAAAACTGCTGTTAAAAGCAGGACATTAAGGACCAGAGTAAAAGGACCAAATGAGGGAACAAAACTGAAGGCAATTCAAAATGAAGGAATAAAAAACATGGGCACTAATAATGGTAAAGCGATAGAACTGGCTTCCTTCAAGTCTAATACAGATGTAACTGAAAATGAGGTGGATGCATGCTGTCTTTCTTCTGGTGTATCTCTTTCTAAAGAGCCTTTAGAGAAAGCAGAACCCACAAAATGGAAAACATCCAGTACAGATACCccagcaaagaaaaaaacaccctGTGCTAAGGCTTCACCTAAAAAGGTCACAGTAGAGAGACGGAAAACTGTTTCAGGTACTGCTAAAAATAAACCAACCCCTTCACTTCCAGATGTCCCTAAAGCTAAGAGGATAAGTATTCTTGATATATGTAATGAAATAGCAGGGGAAATTGAGTCTGATACAGTGGAAGTAAAAAAAGACGTGCCAAGTTCTCAAGATATGCAACAGAAAGACCATCTAATTGAGGAGAACAAAGAGAGCGCACAACCTGAAGCCATACATCTCTGCCATGGCGAAGAGAAAAACAAGAGTCATTCCAAACGATTCTTTTCAAGTAGAACAGCTGTAAGGCTCAAATGTAAGTTAGACAGGAAAACCAGTCCAGCACTGAAGAACTCAAAATGGAACAAAATCAAACTAAATAAAGCAAATAACTTATCTCGAATGAATATACCAAGGAATCGTGCTATTCTTCCCAATCTGGATGTGATAAAGGCAAGGTCAAAACTTTCCCAGACTGGCCAGTTGGCTGCTAGCACCTTAGATAAGACTTTGGATAAAAAATTACCTGTGGAAATGAATACAGTGTCTTATTTACCTGATTCTAAAAAAACGAAGCCTGCAGCTATACAGAAGAACAAACAGGAAAAGACTGAAAATGGTGTGTTGGACAAGCACATAAATCATGATCTTGAAATAACATTTGATGAG GGTTTCAGGTTGCATTTAGATTCTAGTCCAGAAAGTTCTCCATTGAAGAAGCCTCCAACGAAACCACCTCAGTTACAATCTGAGCAACAGAATCCAGATGTGATTGCATCTAAAG CCTGTGCTTCCAAGCAGCTGTTTAATAGCTCACTAACAGACCAGATGGCACCATCTGATGAGGGGAG GAATAGACTGACAAGCCGTGTATCATCTGCAAAATCTACTTCCTCAGAAGCAAATATTCAGAAAGAAGTGAAGAAGCTGAAAGAAGCAGAGAAAGATGGCAACAAACAAGCAATTATA gaTGCAGGTCAGAAACGTTTTGGAGCTATATCCTGTAATGTTTGTGGAATGCTATATACAGCATCAAATCCTGAGGATGAAGCTCAACATCTGCTCTTTCATAACCAGTTTATCAGTGCTGTGAAATATGTG GGCTGGAAGAAAGAAAGGATTGTTGCAGAATTCCCTGATGGTAGGGTAATCATGGTATTGCCAGATGACCCTAAATATGCACTGAAAAAG gttgatGAGATTAGAGAAATGGTTGATAATGACCTGGGTTTCCAGCAGGTTCCTCTTAGGCTCCATTCCAGAACCAAGACTCTTCTGTTTATTAGCAATGATAAAAAAGTTGTTGGGTGTTTAATAGCAGAACATATACAGTGG GGCTACAGAGTGATTGATGATTTAAGTCCCGAGGGTACATCGGAGAAAGAGAAAGCAATTTCTGAGAGAGTGAAGGCATGGTGCTGCTCAACATCTCCGGAACCAGCAATCTGTGGTGTGAGTCGCATTTGGGTCTTTTCGATGATGCGCCGAAAGAAAATtgcatccagaatgcttgagtgTTTAAG GAATAACTTTATCTACGGCTCCTTTCTGAATAAAGATGAAATTGCATTCTCAGATCCGACTCCTGATGGCAAACTCTTTGCAACTCGCTATTGTGGCACCAGTCAGTTCCTTGTGTACAACTTTGTCAGTGGGCACAGTTGA